From the Lathyrus oleraceus cultivar Zhongwan6 chromosome 4, CAAS_Psat_ZW6_1.0, whole genome shotgun sequence genome, one window contains:
- the LOC127076274 gene encoding mitochondrial intermembrane space import and assembly protein 40 homolog, whose translation MGQAESAEAQSTTATAVDSNSNSNSTSNSSNPTSLESVIAEAAAYGNQNTENVEEMAQKALECPCIADLRSGACGFQFSEAFLCFLKSTSEEKGSDCVNSFVALQSCIKANPDAFSKDILGEDESTESEPVQEYKIIPPDWSKESTKSKKSKSKL comes from the exons ATGGGTCAAGCTGAAAGCGCTGAAGCACAATCAACCACCGCAACTGCAGTTGATTCGAATTCCAATTCCAATTCCACTTCCAATTCCTCTAATCCCACTTCCCTGGAATCTGTAATCGCAG AAGCTGCTGCATATGGAAATCAAAACACTGAG AATGttgaggaaatggctcagaaagCTCTTGAATGCCCTTGTATTGCTGATCTAAGAAGTGGTGCTTGTGGGTTTCAATTCTCAGAGGCATTTCTCTGTTTTCTCAAGAGTACTTCTGAAGAAAAG GGTTCGGACTGTGTAAATTCATTTGTTGCTCTGCAGAGCTGCATCAAAGCCAATCCAGATGCGTTCTCTAAGGACATTCTAGGCGAAGATGAAAGCACGGAGTCAGAGCCAGTCCAAGAATACAAAATAATTCCTCCCGATTGGTCTAAGGAATCGACAAAATCTAAAAAATCAAAGTCGAAGCTTTAA